The Armatimonadota bacterium genome contains the following window.
TCGTAGGTACAGACCGAGCGCCGATCGCGGCGTGAGAGAGGCATCACCATGAGGCTTCCCGACACCGCACAAGCGCTGGTGCGGACCTTCGCCGAGTTCGAGATCATTGACGCGCACGAGCACCTGCCGCCTGAGGACGTGCGCACCAACCAGCGGGTGGATGCGCTGACGCTGTTCTCCCAGTACACCCGCACCGACCTCATCACTTCCGGCATGGCGCCCCAGGATTACGAGGCGATGCTCAACCCCGAGCTGCCCCTCGATCACCGCTGGGGACTGCTGCGTCCCTATCTGGAGCACATCCGCCACGGCTCCTACGCGCGGCCGGCCTTCATCGCCGCCCAAGAGTTCTACGGCTTCGATGACATCAACGACGACACTTACCGCCCGCTATCGGAGGCGATGCAGCGGCAGAATACCCCGGGCATCTACCACCGCATGCTCCGCGACAAGTGCCGGATTCGCTATGCGCTGACCCAGAACCCGGCCAGCGTTCGCGCCGACGACTTGCTGCTGCCGGTGATGCGCAGTGATCCTCTCTCAACGGCGAGGACCTGGGAGGAACTCGCCGTGTGCGGCCGCGACCTGGGCGAGTCCGTGGCGACCCTGGACGATTACCTGCTGGTGGTCGAGAAGGCCGTCGCACGCTGGCAGGACAACGGGGCGGTCGGCATCAAGATCGTCTCGCAGCCCTACGGCGTGCCCGACCGGGCCGAGGCCACGGCGGCGTTCGAGAGCTTACGCCGCGATGCCCACGCGCAGCTCCCGGTGATGAACCCGCTGCGCGATTACGTCACCGAGCACCTGCTGCAGGTGGCCGCGCGGCGGGACCTCACGGTCGCCGCGCACGCCGGCATGTGGGGCGATTTCCGCGAGATGGCGGTGCAGCACTTGATCCCCATCTTCGTGCGCAATCCGCAGACGCGCTTCGATCTCTACCACATGGGCATGCCGGAGGTGCGCACCACCGGCGTCATCGCCAAGAACTTCCCCCACGTCTGGCTCAACCTGTGCTGGAGCCACATCATCTCGCCGGTGATGGCGCGCTCGGCGCTGGACGAGTACATGGACCTGGTGCCGGTCAACAAGCTCACCGCGTTCGGCGGCGACTACGTCACGCCGGTGGAGAAGGTGTACGGACACCTGGTGATGGCGCGGGAGAACATTGCGATGGTGCTGGGGCGCCGCGTGGACGCGGGGCTGATGACCGAGGCGCAGGCCATCGCCGTCGCCCGCAGGTGGTTCTTCGATAACCCGATGGAGCTCTACCGCCTGGCCGGCAACGCCTGAAGGCTGGCAGCACCCTCCAAGGCGCGCGCTGCTACGCCGTCAGCACCGACATGTACATGTAAAGGCGCGGCCAACGGCCATCCCCGCGGTGCGCGAACGCGCCCGCGGACGACCCCAAGGTTCGCCGCCCGAACCTGACCCGGGCGCGCAAGCTGCTCGGCTACGCCCCCGGCGCGACCGCGCAGGAGGGCCTGACGCGCACCATCGAGCGGTTCGCGGCCCGCCTGGCCGGCACACCGCCCCGCAGTAACGCCCCGCAGGCCCACCACGGCGACACTGGCACCTGGTTTGCCGCACCTGACAGGTCAAACCATCGCCGGCGGCGAATATTCTAGGGATGAGGGCGCGCGATCAAGCGGTGTCGAGAAAACGGTTGCCGGGCACATACGGGCTCTACGTCGTCACCGAGCGATGGCAGGGCCGCGGCCACGCCGATGTCGCGCGCGCCGCGCTTGCGGGCGGCGCGCGGGCGATCCAGTTCCGCGACAAAGAGATGTCG
Protein-coding sequences here:
- a CDS encoding amidohydrolase family protein, translating into MRLPDTAQALVRTFAEFEIIDAHEHLPPEDVRTNQRVDALTLFSQYTRTDLITSGMAPQDYEAMLNPELPLDHRWGLLRPYLEHIRHGSYARPAFIAAQEFYGFDDINDDTYRPLSEAMQRQNTPGIYHRMLRDKCRIRYALTQNPASVRADDLLLPVMRSDPLSTARTWEELAVCGRDLGESVATLDDYLLVVEKAVARWQDNGAVGIKIVSQPYGVPDRAEATAAFESLRRDAHAQLPVMNPLRDYVTEHLLQVAARRDLTVAAHAGMWGDFREMAVQHLIPIFVRNPQTRFDLYHMGMPEVRTTGVIAKNFPHVWLNLCWSHIISPVMARSALDEYMDLVPVNKLTAFGGDYVTPVEKVYGHLVMARENIAMVLGRRVDAGLMTEAQAIAVARRWFFDNPMELYRLAGNA